In Oncorhynchus kisutch isolate 150728-3 linkage group LG11, Okis_V2, whole genome shotgun sequence, the genomic stretch GGTCCTCCCCGAAGCAATTCTGTTACTCCATCCTAACAAAAATAATGTTTATTAAGAACCGTCTAAGGATATAGCCTATATTATGAATAATTGCAATCATTCATTTGCCGACATCTCCGTTTGCGGACCCTGGAAATCAGTGATTAATTTATGTGTCGCAAGTATTTCCTCGTGTAGGCCTGTGTTGATTGCATTGTTCAAAGTTTGTTTATTAGCCCTTGCTTTTTCATGGAAATCAGACTATTTTTCTACCTGCAACTCAAGGCACCCTGGCAATTAGTCAATTTTGCATATCACCTTACCCTCTAGTCATCTTGTCATCATGGTCTGCTGCAACCATTGGCGTCTGCAACATTAGCACCAAAATATTAGGGACTGTTTATTTGGGCATGTACCTGATATAGCCCCCTTGAAGCCTTTAGAAAGCAAAGCAGTGACCGAGCACTTGGGTAGAAAGGCAGGTATACCAGTTGACGACCCATATCAACGTAATAATACAGATGTCCTCTCTTTATTGACGTGACCATAATATGACAAAAATACATGGTTTGCTCACATATGGTTTTGAGAGAAGTACCGTCCCCAAAATGGTGTTCGCTAGAAAAAAATGCTGCCTCTGGTGTTGAAAAGGggtcactcctctctcccctctgacaCAAACAAGTTGTGAAAGGGAAAGAGCAGAGTCTCTCCCACTGCCAGGCAGTCTTAAGGGCTTATGATTAATTACTCCGGAGTCTAAGAGTTGTCAGCTCTTTGGGTATCCAATAAATTAGAAGTTCCTGAGAGTTTTAAGCACACACTCAGGTGAGCACGCATAGACGCGGACCACTGCGCACCTTTTTCCGCGGCCGCGCCTCTTTATAAAGATTATCTGTACTTGGAGCGGCAGGGCTACTTTTCTCCACCTCGTACTGTAGCAGCAGTGGAGTCTGTGTGGTGCACGATACCTCTCTGCAGTGCCTTGATGTCGTTACTCAAGGCGGCGTTTTGGGGGAAATTTTAAGGTAAGTTCTCCTTATTTTCATAGACGACATGGCTTGGAATACATTCAAAGTAATATTATTTTCAGAGGGTTATGAGGTGTTTTGATTTCTTGATAACACCATCAAGCACAATCAGTTATATAAACATATTTAATGACGGTGCACTGTTTGGTGCACGATAATTGGTATTATTTACATGAGTCTGCACCACACCAAATAATGATGCAACTGCCATAGAACTATTTATTATATGTTTCACATTCTCATGTCAAATGAAACTTGGGAAAGCAGCCTTCTTAGGTCAAGGTTAACACACGTGGGTCTCAGTATGATTCTTTTTCAAATGctttattgcaataatgaaggaACAATAACATGTGATTATATTTTCTTTGATATTTGATTGAcattcttcacaacaatttaGTAATGTTTTTATGGCATGTTGATTAAGTACATGTTGCCAATATGCGCATTGAATGCTTTATATGGGTATTGCAAATGTAAGTTTACTCAATAGGCCTAATTGGATACAGAATTTGTTGCAATACTATTTTAGCATTAATCTTTTTCAAAATGCCTAAATATTCAACGGTGTGTTTATAACACAAGTTAAAAATGCGCACAGTTCAAGACAAGGGTGAGGATTTGATATGCCTGCCTTCATTTATGTTCAGCAACTAACTTGGCCTGTTGCTGATCATTTCAATGCATTTGCGCACACTGGTCAATAGACCTACATAAACTTGTACTATATCTGTAGGCTAATGTAGGCTTATTATAAAATATGAAATACATAATTTTTTTGTTTCAATTACAGTCTTGGCATTTTCAGTTTGTTTATGTAATTAATAGGCAAGTGAAAATGTACATTCATCAACAAGGCATATGTTACCCGTCAGGTTTATAAGTGCTCCCTATATGGTTGGAAGACAGACGATACGCATGGATAGTGGAAATGGCCCAGTGACAGTTATGGATGAGAGTCCCACATctagccccagctccagccccagtcCTGACATGCTGACCACCGACAGTCGGCGTCCGGAGGCCCTGCATCACTCCAGGGTGGTCCAGGCCGGTGGGCTCGGTGGCAGAGGGCGACCGGCAGCAGCCAACGCAGCACGGGAGAGGAGTCGAGTGCAGACCCTGAGAAGCGCATTCCTGGAGCTACAGAGGACTCTTCCGTCGGTGCCACCGGACACAAAACTGTCCAAGCTCGACGTGTTGATTTTGGCCACCACGTATATTGCCCATCTGACTCGGACCTTgcaagaggaggggatggaggagggagagagcaatagacaAACAGAGGCCTTACACTCGCTGAAAGGTGAAGGTTACCTGCACCCTGTGAAAGTAAGTAGGCCCAACACATTTTTACGTTGAATTGATATCGAAATTCAATTTGAAACTAACCTGACAAAGTGTGTGATAATTGTGTCTGAGCTCTATTCGATATACCACATGATAGAAAAAAACatgataataaaaaaaatatttgtctaaCAATTATCAATCATACATGCATAAAATGCATTTAGCCATCATTGCACAACTTTTTATATTACACAGATCTTTAAAATGAGTAGGCTTCCTATTATGTTTAATACAATTATACAGAGAGGAATGGCTATTATTGGTAATTGAAAGCACCAATTTGCACCATAAATTGTGTaaaattaaacatttaaattaatATATTGCTTAATGTATGTGTGTTCAACTGAATAATTACTTAAAATAAACATAGCAACATATTTGTTTCTTCATTTATTAATTATATTTTCAGGTGCATTGAAATCAGTTAACTGCACTCACTAAATAATTTGTTATCTTTTTATCTTAACAGAAGTGGCCAATGCGATCCAGGTTATACGTCGGGGCCAGCGGTCAGTTTCTGAACAATTCAAAACAGACAGAAAATCAAGGCGCATCATCGTCGACCTCGCAGACATAAATCTATCCACTGCATAAGGGACTTCTAATTCAGACGACCATTAATTAGTAAGACTCTTTCAGCTAAATCCACCAATGAGGACTTGTGAAATGGACAGCAGATTCGTCGTCTGACAGTgcttattatttgtatttatcaAACAACTGAAGTCTCGGCTTTCGACTTCAGTATTTTCATGTAAAGGAGACAGTCACGACTCTTTCAATAGTAGGAACACATTGTAAATTAATATATTATGTGATTATGTATATAAAATCTGAGAAAGCCTGAATATTGTTGCTCTTATTTTGACCATGCTGTGTTTCTGCTCTGCTTTCTGCTGTTCTGTGCCTGTTGGAGATATTAACGTGTGTATAATTTTTAGAAATTCCGTGTCTGGTGAAATTAACATTTGCACTAAATGCATGTGTGAATAACTTGACATCTGTCATGTGAAGTGATCTGTCAGAATCTCAGCAGTGGTAGGAGCCTCTTCATCTTCATCAGTTTTTTGATAATGACTTGAGGAATAGAAATAAGACATGTCTCCCATTCCATCGGTTGTAAATAAGTTTACTGAGATGTATTTGTTCTAAGTGGCCTAAATAATCATGTTCTGTCATTTAAGTCCAGCTTTATCTCTTAACAATCAAGAGGGATTCCATTTGATTATTTGCATGAAAAGGGAATTATGAGTTGACATTCATTTTTTTGCAGTCAGATATATATTTTACAAAAATGCACAATTTTGCAACCACAACAAACTCCTAATTACAATAAATGTTAATGCATTTCAAGGCACATATTGTGGAATGGGCCCTAAGTCTATTCGAAATGGTAGTGACTCTttcagtgtggtgtatagtgtgTCCAGATGCCGAATTCAAAACAATGGGAACTGGGAACGCGGAAATCTCTGAATTCCGACTTCagtgtgttcaaaacaactgggaactcggaaaaaaactagctctgactgggaaatcGATTTGAACGTCATCCAATTCCGAATTCCAACTCGGGAGGTCGGGCCTTTTCTAGAGCTCGGACTTCCCGAGCTGAAGATCACTgaagtcatgatttgacctcccagttgttttgaactcggCAAGAGGCCACTTCTATTAAAGGGAATGTTCGGGATTTGggcaattaatttaaaaaaatgtatctacTTCCCGAGAGTCAGATGAACTGGATATAATTTTTATGTCTCAGTGTTCAGTTTTAAGTAAGCTGCCAACTACCGTGAGCGCAATCGCTAActactggaagtctatgggaacagctagTAGGGGAAAtcgataaagggcctcattgccaaaatcccaaactatcccGTTAAACTATAGCATAACTTTTGAGAATTTTAGCTTTATGAAGTTGATATCGAATGTTCAGAGATCAATTTAGAAAATGCACTTTTATGTAGGCTACTCAGACACTGTTACACTTCTGAAATGTGCAAATTGGAAACTTAGCACAATATTCAAAAGAAAAACTATTAGTTATGGTTTTAAAGGCCCAGTGGAGTAAAACAATTGATTTCCCCGTGTTTCATATACAATCAgtagccagtttattaggtacactcatctatactgaacaaaaatataaacacaacatgtaaagtgttggccccatgagctgaaataaaatatcccagaaaatgTCCATTCCTATCAAATTTTGTGcaccaatttgtttacatccctgttagtgagcatttctcttttgccaagataatctattcacctgacaggtgtggcatatcaagaagctgattaaacagcatgcacatcacacaggtgcaccttgtgctgtggattttttttaaacaacacaaatgtgcagttgtcacaacacgatgccacagatgtctcaagttgagggagtgtggaattggcatgctgactgcaggaatatccaccagagctgttgccagataagtCAATGTTCATTTCTCTCCGTCGTTTTGTAGAATTTagaagtacgtccaaccggcctcacaacctcagaccacgtgtaacctcgCCTGCGTGATCGTCTGAGATTAgccatccagacagctgatgaaacatgtctgtaataaagcccttttgtggtgaaaaactcattctgactggctgggcctggctccccagtgggtgggcctattccCTCCCAGGccaacccatggctgcgcccctgcccagtcaagtGAAATCTTTActattgccaagataatccatccacctgacaggtgtggcatattaagaagctgattaaactgcatgatcattacacaggtgcaccttgtgttgggataaaaaaaaatttttaatgcagttgtcacaacacagtgccacagatgtctcaagttttgagggagcgtgcaattggcatgcagactgcaggaatgtccaccagaactgttgccagagaatttaatgttaatttctctaccataaaccacctccaatgtcgttttagagaatttggcagtatgtacaaccacagaccacgtgtaaccacgccagcccaggacctccacattcagCTTCTTcgcctgcaggattgtctgagaaCAGCCACCCGGactgctgatgaaactgaggagtatttctgtctgtaataaagccctttagtGAGGAAAAAAATTATTCTGattggcctatgccctcccatggCTGCGTCCCCGccaaatcatgtgaaatccatagatttatttcaattgactgatttcaagttaatgtcacatgcacaagtacagtgaaatgcctttcttgctttcttgcaaactcaaaaccccAAAATGCAATAATCagtaacaatgtaatactagaaAAAAACAGGAgaagaactgtaactcagtaaaatcattggaattgttgcatgttacatttatatattttttcagtatacTATCGAGTTggaccccctttgcctccagaacagcctgaattcttcaagggaatggattctacaaggtgtcagaaACATTCCAACGTTTGGTATCAAGGTACAATTGATACAATTTGCTACAATTGGTCTCatgggacctaacgtgtgccaggaaaacatcccccacaccactacaccactgccaccagcctgtaccgatGACActaggcaggatggggccatggttTCATGCTGTTTACACCAAATCCTGACTGCcttcagcatgacgcaacaggaacagGGATTAATTGGActaggcaatgtttttccactcctcaattgtccagaaGAAATGTCTCCAGTGGGAACGCGATCACCAACGATCGCGTTCCCACTGGAGACGCTTCTTCTTATTTTTAGCTGAttggagtggaacccggtgtggttgtCTGCTGCAACAGTCCATCCATGAAAAGGACAAACGAGTTGTGTGCACCgagatgccattctgcacaccactgcgccgttatttgcctgtttgtggcccgcctgtgaGCTTgtacgattcttgccattctcctttgacctctctcatcaacaagctgtttccgcccacaggactgccactgactggacgTTTTTTTGTTTGCCGCACCATTATCGGTAAACCATAGACACTGCCGTGTATGACAAGCCCAGGGGGCCGTCTGTTACTTAGATACTGGAACCGGcgcgcctggcaccgacgatcatatcACACTcgaagtcgcttaggtcactcgttttgcccattctaacgtttaATCGAAGCAGTAAccagatgcctgtctgcctgttttataaagcaagccacggccatgtgactcactgtctgtaggagcgaaccgttttcatgaacggggtggtgtgtctaataaactggccactgagtgtgtATTTCCACACTAAGATGATAATGCcgttttagtgtaagagctgtctGAAAAGACTGCCTGACATTTCtgactgttttggtgggatggagttttggcctgcctgttgaccgttaatagaccaataagaaagagagttccaaacctctctgccaataacagcttttttttcacctttcccctccccactcagaccactcccagacagtcctagaaaaACAATTtgtttgagaaattgctctttgctaagccATCTTTTTGGCAATGTTAATTGAAAACCCACATTAAGGTACTTAACgtaaattgttacccagaaatgatttgatagtGAGAtcaaaacggctgcattggaccttttaatTCAAATGAAAATTGCCAAAACACAAATACAATTAAAACACCGTTTTCAAAAGTTATAAAATAGACCTATTAGCTGCCTCATAATAATAGGTAAAACCTTGTAGGGTGTTTTTGGTAGTTGCCTGCGTGATGTGAGCTCAGACTGCGCATGCCAATAACGATGAAGCAGGAAGTCATCTTTCTCTGTGGAAGAACAACGAAGGAGGACGCATGGAGGTTGTATGCGCTCGCAccaatattattattatgagcAACAACTTGTTGAGTTCCCCGTTCAGGCAACAGGTAGGTGGCTAATAACATTAGGCAGTCGGTTTTATTCAATAATCATGCAAATTGGTGTTTTAGCTGGCTATATAAAATACCAGAAcactagcatgttagctaacctgaATGTAACGTTTCCGCCGTCAAAATAAAGATGATATCCTTCCCTCTAAAAATGGATTCGAAATCATTTACGTAGTTTTCTGTAATATAATCGTCCCGTTTCAATGATACAATTTGATTGACTAGGTTAGTAAGCAAACCGTTTCCTTGTCACTGGTGCGCTGCGCTCGAGGGCCACGAATCAATGCCACTGATCACGTGAGTAGGCAGACTGTCGTGGCCATAATGTGGTAAGCGATAGACTGGTAATGTATGGATATTGTCTGGCAAAGGGTGCAGCTCATTAATGATTTAATAATCATTCATTTAGTTTGCTAATTAACCACTCCCCCCATGTTTATGCTCAAATTAGTGCATCCCGCAGACATTTGAGGCACTTTTGTCGGTGCATGTGGGCTGTTGGCAATCATACTATGGATAATTTTACCAAAATAAATTGACGGTTTACTCTTGGATCTTAGTATCATGTGTGAATGGAATGGGCccatagtaaaaaaataaacgaCTTATCGAACGGTGTATTTGGGCCTAAATGTCCCAGCAGTATTGTAATAAATCATACTGTCCGCTGCTTGTCCCAGATCCGATGATAAATGGCCCCTTTGTCATTTCGGCCCCTATTGTTAGTTAGGTTACTGCACACCTGCTCTGGTCACCGATCATCGGATACCACGGTGGTCTGTTAATTGTCTTCGCAATGACTTCATTGTGGAATCTCGACTTTGGACGTCTCAAAGGAGTAAAGGTCTTGGTTAAGGTCGTGATCTGCAGTTGAACCTTCCTTGGAAAGGCTGCCGTGTGGGCTTCCAGGGCTGCCGTGTGGGCTTCCATTGTGCAGTACTCCCAAGCTGTGTTAAATGTGCCCCCTGACCCTAAGTTCATTACTCATTttagctgtctagttgtgttcgGAGTGCATTGGCTATTCCTTCAGTACAGCTTATCCATGCAAGATAAAAACCAATAGTGCCACACCAGTTACCTGGCAATTACTTGGGAGTACTATTTTTGGATGTCACTCAGACTTTTTCAAAGTGCAGAATGCTTCCCATAGATCTGAATGTGGCTCTTTTAATATCTTTGAATATCTGAGCAGTAGAGTTGGGTGCGATCTGAATCCCAGAATTAGCTTAACCTTGAATTTGGTAAACTCGAGAGCTGTGTAGGCTGATATGagtgttttttaaatatacagcAGCAGGAATTTCACTTCAGGTTTTATGTATTTCTCTTATAGTGTTCATGGACTTGAAGGGTGTTGAAGGATCCAGACACGGATGCATCCTTTGTTGTACTGGAGTGAGTCATCCATTCTTAAACCAAGGTTTATTAAAAGGCCTAGAATATCATTTTTGCCGTTTACCCATCTAACTAAATTTGGTTGCTGAGACTAACTGAACTAACCAGTAAAATCACAACAATGACCATACCACAACTGTCagtcaaatgttattttttatttttttgtcacaAAGTTAATTCAGTTTTTTTCAcaggtttttcttttcttttttttccacTTCTGGCTATGCCAGTAGTGTACTGAGGTGAGTTCATTCCTAACTATAAGCTATGCTCTGCTAGTCGGTTGTTCTGCTGGTACTGTGATGACTTCACACATTTGCCGTTTACCCATCTGACTAAATTGGGGTGTTGAGACTGTGACTAACTGAACCACCAGCATTATTCTAACTAAAGAATACCATTTCAACCCACAACATCTCGATTGGAGGCCAATGATCATCAGTATAACAATGTTTTTCTCCCACAGATTTGATTGGCAGGCAGGCTACTGAAGACGCTATAAGAGATCTACACCAGGGGTGTCACTCATTCCATAGAGAGcctagtgtctgtgggttttggGTTTTCCTTTCAGTTAAGGCTTAGACAACCAGGTGATGGAGTGACCTTAACTCGTCAATCAAGTACAGGGAGCAGCGAAAACCTGCATACACTCTGCCCTTCGTGCAATGAGTTTGACATGCAATCTACATCTTGTTTTTGGTGAGTTAGGCCTATACCTTCTCGTTTCCACTGGCATTAACCGACTAGTATACAACCAGCCCACTTGAGTGGCCTGTTTGAAATCTGTTTTCCCTTCGGTTAATGTTGTGATGAGTTATAATTTTTGCCGTTTACCCATCAGACCATTATTGGGGTGCTGACAGTGTGACTAACTGAACTACCATTATTCTGAGATATTTTACATTGTCTATCAAATTATCATTTTAATAAGATTCTGTTCTTTTGTAGAGTTAATGGGCCAGGATGTATATTGAAGACTGATGTAGATATTGCCCTGTGGTGAGTAAAATATAATTTTTAATCTGAGGGACAAACATGTCTTTGATCGGCAAATGTGCACGAAACTGGAGTTGTGATGAGTTCTACATTTTGCCGTTTACCCATCAGACTAAATTGGGATGCTGAGAGAGActtcctgaactacagtataaTTGCTTGCATATTTTGCCTAACTACAATCAAATGATAGTCATGctaatagactgttctctcctaGATTGGGTTTGATGATCCAGTATGTGGAATATGAAGACTTAAATCTCAACCCTATGGTGAGTTTGAGGGCTAAATAGCCAATTGGTTTCCTTCAGTCTTCTACTGGAGTTGTGATGACTTCTCACTTTTCCTGTTTACTGATCTGACTAAATTGGGATGCTGTGACTAACTGAACTGCCAATATTAGCATTGATCATTATAGGTAGACGCAGCGATATGGTATAGATGCAGCGAGTAAAGGGGATAGTGGGTCAATTCACAACTGAGTGTTGAAGCGTGAGCATCTTGCTTAGCTCAATATGTGCGGTGCACCTCGTGGCAGGGGCATTTTTGCAGGGTCTACCTTCAATCATTAAACCTGCAATCCCTGACTAAGGTTTGAGACTCTTATTTCATCATGCAGGATTGTTAAGCCTGCAGTAGGGGAGTTATTTCCTGGGTTGAGGTGTCAACTAAGATTTTTCTACCCGTGTTGATtcattttaaatggaattgaTGCCCTTTCTGCTAATTTACCCTGCTGAAAAGCAATTCATTTGAATTACCAGCATTGTAACTAAACCCACAATGGTAGAAAGTTGTAGGTTGATGGCTAATCTCATTAGACAATGGTCATTTATTTAACTGATTTCTTCTATTCATTGACAATTCACAAGGTTTGGAAAGCGGTGCATGAACTCCGTACAAGACTATCACCCTATTTTCAACATTCTTGCCTGTCAAAAAAGCACAACCTTGGTCTGACTCCCCTGCTTAAggttaaatgtttgttttattctgCCCTGTtatgaaataaaatattttatgGTACATTAATCGCAATATATTTCTGCCTACATTGAAAAATATGAATGTTACAGTTCATGTATTAAGaccctaatcaatggatttcaaTTGACTGCAGGTACGTAGCCATGGGTTGGCCTGGGAGGGAGTAGGCCCACCCAGAATTAGTTTGATCACCTGTCTGGGTGGCTTATCGCAGGTGAGGCCGGtcggatgtactgccaaattctcattcaatactctggtggacattcctgcagtcagcatgccaattccacTCTCCCTCAACCTGATATGTGGCTACAGCAATCATGCTCTTTAATCAGCTACTTGgtatgacacacctgtcaggtggatggattatcttggcagaggagaaatgctcaatGTGACAcgctttgtgcatatggaacatttctgggatcaatACGTTGCGTTTATTCTTCTGAGTAGCTCATTTCACCATTGAAATTCAATATAGAAAAATCCTTTAACTTAGCTGTGGTCCTATTCCTCCTCTGTGATGTAGCTGGCGGCCCCGGGTGCGTAGGCGTAGACAAAGTGCAGGATGCTCTGTTGGAGCTGCTCCAGGATAAGGTCTCTCCTGTGGAGAGCTTCCAGGTCACACAGGTCACAGGGAAATGCTGCGTCGGGTGGGATAACGAGCGCTGAGGCTCCTGTAGGTAGAGGGA encodes the following:
- the LOC109900148 gene encoding transcription factor 24-like; this encodes MVGRQTIRMDSGNGPVTVMDESPTSSPSSSPSPDMLTTDSRRPEALHHSRVVQAGGLGGRGRPAAANAARERSRVQTLRSAFLELQRTLPSVPPDTKLSKLDVLILATTYIAHLTRTLQEEGMEEGESNRQTEALHSLKGEGYLHPVKKWPMRSRLYVGASGQFLNNSKQTENQGASSSTSQT